From the Argopecten irradians isolate NY chromosome 13, Ai_NY, whole genome shotgun sequence genome, one window contains:
- the LOC138306502 gene encoding zinc finger BED domain-containing protein 4-like, producing the protein MASQNTLSHFYLPKDLNGKFKAKCKHCVAEISGSLKVTSNFVTHMKRKHREILLERKHIQGPSKSSDQDQSACSLDTFVTKAKKYSNSDSRQHQITDALLHFVAGNLLPLSTIESEEFKTLMAKCDSRYQVPSRKHFTTKLLKEKSTEVQNNVKHQLQRAQSVCLTIDLWSNRQMRGFMGITGHYILDWTMKSVMICCKRVRGKHSAENIRNEYEEAIACFGIGCKIAAVVSDNASNMVKAFSLPGFENMKSDDKNDDDVDEDDDRSECCDDESESESLEEQILTDSLPTHSRCYAHTLQLVVKDGLKQCSSHLKNIIAKASNIVSFVRRSISASDILENEARLQAANATRWNSQLIMLRSILKVPEEKLNKVECRQTLSTYERKLLSELCSILEPFEHATVLVQKESNVSGSLTIPVTLGLEHQLALVEVNYSSKMISALKSSIQSRLSHYKTSENYILASLLDPRFKTVWCKGTDLHNNVSLLKQKVDHLISISKEGKTIDDSSDESPPPAKKIKTEDFFSFLPTTPSRKRHHSGLKPNEVDIYIGEDCTERCCDPLQFWKDNSCRFPNLSILASKYLAIPATSAPVERLFSVAGKVFRPDRNRLSDDNFQTLMMIKCNSKI; encoded by the exons ATGGCTTCACAAAATACACTGAGCCACTTTTACCTACCAAAGGATTTAAATGGAAAATTTAAGGCAAAGTGCAAACATTGTGTAGCAGAGATTTCAGGAAGCCTGAAAGTAACTTCCAACTTTGTTACTCACATGAAG agaaaacacAGAGAGATATTGTTAGAGAGAAAACATATCCAGGGCCCTTCTAAATCATCAGATCAAGACCAATCTGCCTGTTCACTTGATACATTTGTGACAAAAGCCAAGAAATACTCCAATTCTGATTCACGACAACATCAAATAACTGATGCCCTTCTGCATTTTGTTGCTGGAAATTTACTTCCACTATCAACCATTGAAAGTGAAGAATTCAAAACTTTAATGGCAAAATGTGATTCCAGATATCAGGTGCCCAGCAGAAAACATTTCACAACCAAACTGTTAAAGGAAAAATCCACGGAAGTTCAAAACAATGTCAAACATCAATTACAAAGAGCACAGAGTGTTTGTTTGACCATAGACCTGTGGTCAAATCGACAAATGAGAGGATTTATGGGTATCACTGGACATTACATTTTGGATTGGACCATGAAATCAGTCATGATTTGTTGTAAGCGAGTGCGTGGAAAGCATTCAGCAGAAAACATTAGGAATGAATATGAAGAAGCTATTGCATGTTTTGGAATTGGCTGCAAAATTGCTGCAGTAGTTAGTGATAATGCATCTAATATGGTGAAAGCATTTTCACTTCCTGGGTTTGAAAACATGAAATCTGATGataagaatgatgatgatgttgatgaggATGATGACAGGAGTGAATGTTGTGATGATGAGTCTGAGAGTGAATCATTAGAGGAACAAATTCTTACTGACAGTTTACCTACACACTCTCGTTGTTATGCACACACCTTGCAACTAGTTGTGAAGGATGGTCTTAAGCAATGTAGctcacatttaaaaaatattatagcCAAAGCTTCCAACATTGTTTCTTTTGTTAGGAGATCAATTTCAGCTTCTGATATCCTAGAAAATGAAGCCAGGTTACAGGCAGCAAACGCCACAAGATGGAATTCGCAACTAATAATGTTACGATCAATCTTGAAAGTACCAgaagaaaaattaaataaagttGAGTGTAGGCAAACACTTTCTACCTATGAAAGAAAGTTACTTTCTGAGCTATGCTCTATCTTAGAACCATTTGAACATGCAACTGTTTTAGTACAAAAGGAATCTAATGTCAGTGGTAGCTTGACAATTCCTGTAACATTAGGTCTAGAACATCAGTTAGCTTTGGTAGAAGTGAATTACAGCTCTAAAATGATATCTGCTCTGAAATCTTCCATACAAAGCAGACTATCACACTACAAAACAAGTGAAAACTACATTCTAGCATCACTTTTAGACCCAAGGTTTAAAACTGTATGGTGTAAGGGAACAGATCTTCACAACAATGTCAGTCTCTTAAAACAGAAGGTAGATCACCTGATTAGTATATCTAAGGAAGGCAAAACTATAGATGATAGCTCAGATGAGTCACCGCCCCCTGCcaagaaaattaaaacagaagacTTTTTTAGTTTTCTTCCAACTACACCCTCACGAAAGAGACATCACTCAGGTCTTAAACCAAATGAAGTAGACATCTACATTGGTGAAGATTGTACAGAGAGATGTTGTGACCCATTACAGTTCTGGAAAGATAATTCTTGCAGATTTCCAAATTTGTCTATTTTAGCTAGCAAATACTTAGCTATACCAGCCACTTCAGCTCCAGTGGAGAGATTGTTTAGTGTTGCTGGCAAAGTATTCCGACCAGACAGAAACAGACTGTCTGATGATAATTTTCAGActctgatgatgataaaatgcaattcaaaaatatga
- the LOC138305987 gene encoding uncharacterized protein, translating to MDKNHLAVPLQRNNDRSKQIPEPETGSKEKERHGRTSHNIIPLRNPDGTLAKVTSFGDSAIDHLHYVTVFGEDKKRRRHRHYDDVEPSGDILDNGNVTLDKFRFDYLFGGESKSPKPDDDHAHAEHHHFNRGVSKNIPYYGSPEIITTFTTSRKLGEVSKIVPIQDGKAWINTVGDPFLTLIDQTGKRLNRSPVYDNCIWDFTLNFKHKIFMTIDRSSLVHALTPYGEQTAAGNFLGYQPYGIDATEDGRLLVCIRPLAGTKGHSKLVIIGKNGQIMREVETREDKKTPLFLDPYNVHSIKSGKIYIRDGNTKVVCLTENGKHLYTWSNHPDDVDPEEEEVFSPSRLTSDRHGSLIVSSKDANKVYILTVDGQGLRCLLDHTHEIQAPWGLGIDRDKNLWVSCKDRKIHIVKYFIK from the coding sequence ATGGACAAGAATCATCTAGCAGTCCCGTTACAGAGAAATAACGACAGATCTAAACAGATACCGGAACCGGAAACTGGATCCAAAGAAAAAGAACGACACGGACGCACAAGTCACAACATAATCCCTCTCCGGAACCCCGACGGGACTCTTGCTAAAGTGACGAGTTTTGGCGATTCCGCAATCGACCATCTTCATTACGTCACCGTATTCGGTGAAGATAAAAAGAGAAGGAGACATCGCCATTATGATGACGTAGAACCCAGTGGTGACATCCTTGACAACGGAAATGTAACTCTGGATAAGTTTCGGTTTGACTATTTATTTGGTGGTGAGTCTAAAAGTCCTAAACCGGACGACGATCATGCGCATGCGGAACACCATCATTTCAATAGAGGTGTAAGTAAGAATATACCATATTATGGATCGCCGGAGATAATTACTACGTTCACCACTTCCCGGAAGCTTGGAGAAGTGTCTAAAATAGTCCCGATACAGGACGGGAAGGCCTGGATCAATACAGTCGGTGATCCATTTCTAACGCTCATTGACCAGACTGGAAAACGATTGAACCGATCTCCGGTTTATGATAATTGTATCTGGGATTTTACTTTAAACTTTAAACACAAGATCTTCATGACAATAGATCGGAGTTCCCTCGTGCATGCATTGACGCCGTACGGAGAACAGACGGCTGCCGGGAACTTCCTTGGGTATCAGCCTTACGGAATTGACGCCACTGAAGACGGTAGACTTCTTGTTTGCATTCGGCCATTAGCTGGGACTAAAGGTCATAGCAAGCTAGTTATTATTGGCAAAAATGGCCAAATTATGCGTGAAGTTGAAACTCGCGAGGACAAAAAGACGCCGCTGTTTCTGGATCCGTACAATGTCCACAGCATTAAAAGCGGGAAGATTTATATACGGGACGGGAACACAAAAGTCGTGTGCTTAACTGAGAATGGTAAACACCTCTACACGTGGTCAAATCACCCGGATGATGTTGACCCAGAAGAAGAGGAAGTGTTTAGCCCCTCACGTTTGACCTCCGACCGTCACGGGTCATTGATTGTGTCGTCCAAAGATGCCAATAAAGTGTACATTTTGACGGTAGACGGACAGGGACTCCGATGTCTGCTGGACCACACCCATGAGATACAGGCCCCGTGGGGACTGGGGATCGACAGGGACAAGAATCTGTGGGTGTCGTGTAAGGATCGGAAAATACACATTGTAAAGTACTTCATCAAATAA
- the LOC138305990 gene encoding zinc finger protein 845-like — protein sequence MTQHLKTHFRIYTGERPYKCDVCGKGFSRKDALQKHPRTHTGEKPYKCDVCGKGFRQQGHIQTHLRIHTGEKPYKCDVCGKGFSMTHHLQSHIRTHTGEKPYKCDVCGDGFSQKGHLKTHLRKHTGEKPYKCDVCGKGFSMIHHLQSHIRTHTGEKPYKCNVCGKGFRISQSLHTHLRTHTGDKPYKCDVCGKGCSRKDVLQTHLRTHTGEKPYACDICGKGFNVAHHLQYHLRTHTGEKPYKCDVCGEGFSRKDVLQTHLRIHTGEKPYKCDICGKGFINKTNIHLHFRIYTGEKPYKCDVCGKGFSRKDALQKHLRTHTGEKPYKCDVCGKGFRQQGHIQTHLRIHTGEKPYKCDVCGKGFSMTHHLQSHIRTHTGEKPYKCDVCGKGFSQKGHLKTHLRKHTGEKPYKCDVCGKEFSMIHHLQSHIRTHTGEKPYKCNVCGKGFRISQSLHTHLRTHTGDKPYKCDVCGKGCSRKDVLQTHLRTHTGEKPYSCDIGGKMFSTAHIMIHTGEKPYLCDVCGKGFSMSGSLQRHLRTHTGEKPYACDICGKGFNVAHHLQYHLRTHTGEKPYKCDVCGEGFSRKDVLQTHLRIHTGEKPYKCDICGKGFSRTDVLQTHIRTHTGEKPYTCDVCGKGFSQAGDLQKHLRIRTREKPYQRDVCGKDFSVSRSLQTHVRTHSREKPYI from the exons atgacacaacacctaaaGACACACTTTAGAATATATACAGGTGAGagaccttacaaatgtgatgtatgTGGTAAGGGATTTAGTCGGAAAGATGCCCTACAGAAACACCCCAGGACACacacaggagagaaaccttacaaatgtgatgtctgtggtaagggattTAGGCAGCAAGGCCACATACAGACACACctcaggatacatacaggagaaaaaccttacaaatgtgatgtctgtggtaaggggtttagtatGACACACCACCTTCAATCACACAttaggacacatacaggagagaaaccttacaaatgtgatgtctgtggtgaCGGGTTTAGTCAGAAAGGTCACTTAAAGACACACCTCAGGAAACacacaggagagaaaccttacaaatgtgatgtctgtggtaaggggtttagtatGATACATCACCTTCAATCACACAttaggacacatacaggagagaaaccttacaaatgtaaTGTCTGTGGTAAAGGGTTTCGTATCTCACAATCCCTACACACACatctcaggacacatacaggagataaaccttacaaatgtgatgtatgTGGCAAGGGATGTAGTCGTAAAGATGTCCTACAGACACACTtaaggacac atacaggagagaaaccttacgcATGTGATATCTGTGGTAAAGGGTTTAATGTGGCACATCACCTGCAGTatcacctcaggacacatacaggagagaaaccttacaaatgtgatgtctgtggtgaGGGATTTAGTCGGAAAGATGTCCTACAGACACACCtcagaatacatacaggagagaaaccttacaaatgtgatataTGTGGAAAGGGGTTTA tcAACAAGACTAAcatccattt ACACTTTAGAATATATACAGgtgagaaaccttacaaatgtgatgtatgTGGTAAGGGATTTAGTCGGAAAGATGCCCTACAGAAACACCTCAGGACACacacaggagagaaaccttacaaatgtgatgtctgtggtaagggattTAGGCAGCAAGGCCACATACAGACACACctcaggatacatacaggagaaaaaccttacaaatgtgatgtctgtggtaaggggtttagtatGACACACCACCTTCAATCACACAttaggacacatacaggagagaaaccttacaaatgtgatgtctgtggtaaggggtttagtcagAAAGGTCACTTAAAGACACACCTCAGGAAACacacaggagagaaaccttacaaatgtgatgtctgtggtaaggagTTTAGTATGATACATCACCTTCAATCACACAttaggacacatacaggagagaaaccttacaaatgtaaTGTCTGTGGTAAAGGGTTTCGTATCTCACAATCCCTACACACACatctcaggacacatacaggagataaaccttacaaatgtgatgtatgTGGCAAGGGATGTAGTCGTAAAGATGTCCTACAGACACACTtaaggacacatacaggagagaaaccttacagcTGTGATATCGGTGGTAAGATGTTTAGTACGGCACACATTATGAtccatacaggagagaaaccttacttatgtgatgtctgtggtaaggggtttagtatGTCGGGTAGCCTACAGagacacctcaggacacatacaggagagaaaccttacgcATGTGATATCTGTGGTAAAGGGTTTAATGTGGCACATCACCTGCAGTatcacctcaggacacatacaggagagaaaccttacaaatgtgatgtctgtggtgaGGGATTTAGTCGGAAAGATGTCCTACAGACACACCTCAGAATACacacaggagagaaaccttacaaatgtgacaTATGTGGAAAGGGGTTTAGTCGGACAGATGTACTACAGACAcacatcaggacacatacaggagagaaaccttacacatgtgatgtatgtggtaaggggtttagtcagGCAGGTGACCTACAGAAACACCTCAGGATACGTACAAGAGAGAAACCCTACCAGCGTGATGTCTGTGGCAAGGATTTTAGTGTGTCACGAAGCCTGCAGACACATGTTAGGACACATTCACGAGAGAAACCTTACATATaa
- the LOC138306501 gene encoding uncharacterized protein isoform X2: MAVYRVLLLFMLFCTTSCQDSATYLRKGDQMKLLLPKPPNTEKYVIALNTRTIFQFFDGEIDGGNTTEDDVNVRLTSEHAELEIDSTNVTHAGYYYTKIISGDIVLGGTLIVVTDTPTVPTITSFNTSPLVDETVILECASSVSRSNPDNHGLSMTYNWKLNGSFVTDTRFTVKDTSLVISSVRPEDRYSRFTCQTREETRGYSGPPSEDSDEFIITPLYGPQFVDIEGADGRSPLIIGDVFGPVICKTDCNPACMMEWRREGVLLRRTPTSDNTLVLRDSQLPRKRKETYTCTARVPTNAGFTTSAMEKNVTIEIHFPARITRLRYQNETEELNPVVTNDVIRLPEADSLVLNVDADSNPNPNVTLIRHNHVITWTDVAGVTEGYELVLDNLKCDDTGTYDVRASNDITRNTSERQLELQVTCAPRRRDSSNSTICLTGKRDQIIPLDVIVIVNPSPTVHWSDGVMDTSIVQNNSYTYNLQGSVLITSAEGYMYRQVNISNGVGELLTIIFKIRAEAPDNIQFKLPFLILAGLVGILTLTIIVLTLVIRRQHTDKEKKRDGNPISARNHRLQNIASPEDENDHVYASADEIGRENVSNTASNHGTQTESIKRQHYSYAYFRDQRQTTLNKRASENVTSDDQEYIEMYRPAVRGKKTNKTDWTYQDLYQTTDPEHLYGF; the protein is encoded by the exons ATTCTGCTACCTACCTCAGAAAAGGTGACCAGATGAAACTGCTACTTCCTAAGCCGCCAAACACAGAGAAATATGTCATTGCGCTTAACACTAGGACCATTTTCCAATTCTTTGACGGAGAAATTGATGGAGGCAATACAACGGAGGACGATGTAAATGTCCGTCTCACATCAGAGCACGCTGAACTGGAGATAGACAGTACAAACGTAACACATGCTGGGTATTactacacaaaaataatatctgGAGATATTGTACTTGGAGGGACTCTTATAGTTGTTACTG ACACACCGACAGTGCCGACAATAACTTCCTTCAATACTTCCCCTCTTGTCGACGAAACTGTGATACTGGAGTGTGCATCGTCTGTATCACGGAGTAATCCTGATAACCACGGCTTGTCGATGACGTACAACTGGAAATTGAACGGAAGTTTTGTTACCGACACAAGGTTCACTGTCAAAGACACAAGCCTCGTTATCAGTTCAGTACGTCCTGAGGACAGATACAGCAGGTTTACCTGTCAGACGAGAGAGGAGACACGGGGATACAGCGGGCCGCCCTCGGAGGACAGCGACGAATTTATTATAACACCTCTCT ACGGACCTCAGTTTGTTGATATAGAGGGCGCTGACGGTCGGTCGCCGCTGATCATTGGAGATGTATTTGGTCCCGTGATCTGTAAGACTGACTGTAACCCCGCCTGTATGATGGAGTGGAGGAGAGAGGGCGTTTTATTACGACGTACTCCGACTTCTGATAATACGCTGGTGCTGAGGGATAGCCAACTTCCTAGAAAAAGGAAGGAAACTTACACCTGTACAGCACGAGTGCCGACAAATGCAGGATTCACTACATCGGCAATGGAAAAGAATGTCACAATTGAaatacatt TTCCTGCCCGAATCACAAGACTAAGGTATCAAAATGAAACAGAGGAACTGAACCCTGTCGTCACGAATGATGTTATCAGACTCCCTGAGGCTGATAGTCTGGTACTCAATGTTGATGCAGACAGTAACCCAAATCCTAACGTAACCCTTATACGTCATAATCACGTGATCACGTGGACAGATGTTGCTGGCGTTACTGAAGGATATGAGTTGGTATTAGACAATCTTAAATGTGATGACACTGGGACGTATGACGTCAGAGCGAGCAATGACATCACTAGGAATACTTCCGAAAGACAGCTTGAACTTCAGGTCACTT gtGCACCCCGGAGAAGAGATTCCAGTAATAGTACAATATGTCTGACGGGAAAGAGAGACCAGATCATTCCACTCGATGTCATTGTGATTGTGAACCCGTCACCCACTGTACATTGGTCTGATGGTGTGATGGACACGTCTATAGTACAGAACAACAGCTATACATATAATCTTCAGGGATCCGTCCTGATCACGTCCGCGGAGGGATACATGTACCGTCAGGTTAACATCAGCAACGGCGTAGGAGAGTTATTGACCATCATATTCAAGATCCGTGCAGAAG CCCCAGACAATATACAGTTCAAGCTGCCTTTTCTCATTCTGGCTGGACTTGTCGGTATTCTAACTCTGACGATTATTGTCCTTACCTTAGTAATCAGAAGACAGCACACTGATAAag AAAAGAAGAGAGATGGGAATCCAATTTCTGCTAGAAACCACAGACTCCAAAACATTGCTAGTCCTGAGGATGAGAATG ATCACGTGTATGCCTCTGCGGACGAGATTGGAAGGGAGAATGTTTCAAACACAGCATCAAACCATGGAACTCAAACGGAGAGCATCAAAC GACAACACTATTCATATGCGTATTTTAGGGACCAAAGGCAGACAACACTCAACAAAA GAGCCAGTGAGAATGTAACGTCAGATGACCAGGAGTATATAGAGATGTATCGACCTGCAG TCCGCggtaagaaaacaaacaaaactgaCTGGACGTACCAGGACTTGTATCAGACAACAG acCCTGAACACTTATATGGATTTTAA